In the Paenibacillus sp. FSL H7-0357 genome, one interval contains:
- the tnpB gene encoding IS200/IS605 family element RNA-guided endonuclease TnpB: MIVHQAYKYRIYPNTGQQQLIRRMFGCCRFVFNHFLEEWNQTYAETGKGLSYQTCATQLPVLKTQYDWLKEVDSIALQSAVRHVADSFDRFFKKQNQAPRFKSRKHPVQSYTTKFTNGNIAIEGNRLKLPKLGWMRFANSRKLEGRILSATVRQNASDKYFVSLVCEVEKTPLPQADAHIGIDLGLKEYAVCSSGEHFANPRFYRQYEKKLALWQRRLARRTPGGSNWKKAKQHIARIHEHIANSRNDFLHKMTTKLIRECQTISIEHLRVANMIQNPKLSKSIADASWGEWVRQLTYKASWYGRTLRVADTFEPTSQQCHVCGTIHPEVKNLSIREWTCVACGTHHDRDENTAHNIKQVAV; this comes from the coding sequence ATGATCGTTCATCAAGCCTATAAATACCGCATCTACCCGAATACCGGGCAACAGCAACTCATTCGTCGAATGTTTGGCTGCTGCCGCTTTGTGTTCAATCATTTCCTGGAAGAGTGGAATCAAACCTATGCCGAGACAGGCAAAGGTTTGTCATATCAGACCTGTGCGACACAGCTCCCCGTCCTAAAAACACAATATGACTGGCTCAAAGAAGTCGATAGTATTGCTTTACAGTCCGCCGTTCGGCATGTGGCAGATAGCTTTGACCGCTTTTTCAAAAAGCAAAATCAAGCGCCTCGCTTCAAAAGCCGGAAGCATCCAGTACAAAGCTACACCACGAAATTCACGAACGGAAATATCGCCATTGAAGGCAACCGATTGAAGCTTCCCAAGCTCGGCTGGATGCGTTTCGCCAACTCTCGGAAGCTGGAGGGTCGTATACTGTCCGCTACGGTACGGCAAAACGCCAGCGATAAGTATTTTGTCTCCCTGGTTTGCGAGGTCGAAAAGACCCCACTCCCACAAGCAGATGCACATATCGGCATTGACTTGGGGCTTAAGGAATATGCTGTGTGCTCAAGCGGCGAGCATTTTGCCAACCCCAGGTTTTACCGTCAATACGAGAAAAAGCTTGCGCTGTGGCAGCGGCGTTTGGCAAGACGCACACCAGGGGGCTCCAACTGGAAGAAAGCCAAGCAACACATTGCTCGTATTCACGAACACATTGCAAATTCCCGGAACGATTTTCTCCACAAGATGACAACGAAGCTGATCCGTGAGTGCCAAACGATCAGCATCGAACATCTGCGTGTGGCGAATATGATTCAAAATCCCAAACTCTCCAAGTCCATCGCTGATGCGTCCTGGGGCGAATGGGTGCGACAACTGACGTATAAAGCATCATGGTATGGACGAACCCTCCGGGTTGCCGACACCTTCGAACCGACCAGTCAGCAGTGCCACGTATGCGGCACGATCCATCCCGAAGTGAAGAACCTCTCGATTCGAGAATGGACATGTGTAGCTTGCGGA